One part of the Dermacentor silvarum isolate Dsil-2018 chromosome 6, BIME_Dsil_1.4, whole genome shotgun sequence genome encodes these proteins:
- the LOC119456008 gene encoding uncharacterized protein LOC119456008, producing the protein MSGTSSDASTDASATTIASIAEPHHQHEDSTSRVEHRGNADVRFYLESILPQSDDSVPLTAALELLRKELKWHQLSSTEVLNACFETAGRLNFQVKEGQVVICRGKAPSLPSSAYGEPSTRKPVCTDVSVVQPLPHTLDGEFFPVVVRHIVSPEAIFVNLAGDLGDQLAMLHKVMNLFYSPPGKGGTGGEKIAAQDLVAGALCAYQHVDTSGSGADRWCRGVVTGVHQNGMIKVTDVDSGVKTLKPRTSLRQLASHFCMLPRQAITVRLYRLRPAYGELWGLETCTRLAELVWGVTVMCQLVDYVDGMPAVIMCNTNGPEDIFTSNVLIKERLAIPA; encoded by the coding sequence ATGAGCGGTACTAGTAGTGATGCCAGCACTGATGCCAGTGCCACCACGATTGCGTCGATCGCCGAGCCGCATCACCAGCACGAAGATAGCACGTCAAGAGTCGAACACAGAGGGAATGCCGATGTTCGGTTTTACCTCGAGTCCATACTTCCACAGAGCGACGACTCCGTGCCGCTGACGGCAGCCCTCGAACTGCTACGAAAGGAACTGAAGTGGCACCAGCTAAGTTCCACAGAGGTACTGAATGCTTGCTTCGAGACAGCTGGCCGGTTGAACTTTCAAGTTAAGGAGGGTCAAGTTGTCATTTGCCGCGGCAAAGCGCCTTCGTTGCCGTCATCTGCGTATGGCGAGCCATCTACGCGGAAACCCGTGTGCACCGACGTCAGCGTGGTACAACCACTGCCCCACACCTTGGATGGCGAGTTCTTCCCCGTTGTTGTGCGGCACATAGTTAGTCCCGAAGCCATCTTCGTAAACCTCGCCGGCGACTTGGGCGACCAGTTGGCGATGTTGCATAAAGTAATGAACTTGTTCTACTCTCCGCCTGGCAAGGGGGGAACGGGCGGGGAGAAGATAGCGGCGCAGGACTTGGTTGCTGGCGCCTTGTGCGCTTACCAGCACGTGGACACGTCTGGTTCCGGAGCGGACAGGTGGTGCCGTGGAGTTGTCACGGGTGTCCACCAAAACGGCATGATCAAAGTCACGGATGTCGACAGCGGTGTGAAAACCCTGAAACCGCGCACCAGCTTGCGCCAGCTCGCCTCGCATTTCTGTATGCTACCACGGCAAGCCATAACCGTACGGCTATATCGGCTACGGCCTGCCTACGGAGAGTTATGGGGTCTGGAGACGTGTACTAGGTTGGCAGAGTTGGTCTGGGGCGTGACGGTCATGTGCCAACTTGTCGACTATGTAGATGGCATGCCTGCTGTTATCATGTGCAATACAAATGGCCCGGAGGACATCTTTACGAGTAATGTACTCATTAAAGAACGCCTGGCAATTCCAGCCTGA